One Panicum virgatum strain AP13 chromosome 3N, P.virgatum_v5, whole genome shotgun sequence DNA segment encodes these proteins:
- the LOC120664373 gene encoding uncharacterized protein LOC120664373, whose amino-acid sequence MADPDELGRRLAAVGVSEPPAAAAALESSNNNLFQVMRAVEDAEATIRQQLEENSRLKDELMLKTQELHRIRSEATNTNQTSSAGIHQDRTLDAHTNTFSGAPLGTAEAFKWGFGEPMLQDATRHKYLEAAQSNGIHRKLSGDQSAADSAFPSQLSTPSSRSLSPTRHRKEPDYDSRFNLSGQGALPVSELNSNVMWKQDLLAKVKEHEEEIAQLRRHLSDYSVKEAQILNEKHVLEKRIAYMRMAFDQQQQDLVDAASKALSYRQDIIEENIRLTYALQAAHQERSTFVSSLLPLLSEYNLQPSVLDAQSIVSNLKVLFKHLQEKLIITEEKLKESQYQITPWRAESSNNTSAAAQSPSHPPGNALVKANLDIVPQQAYSHVQSPASSPVRTRRDWDLLGHENRQAIPSEVATTSAEHDSIGRTSPSTSNHNMKDVPQGTEHDSRVVRFNIESKDQNPSFKDLIRSDASENLEGTEAQIPQESSAQWDTEVSPNLASGLDDANPPYPYLPTVLEEPSSSFSEVAEDDPLPAIDGLRNTGEAFPGRELQASGCSINGTTSCNFEWVRHLDDGSVHFIEGARQPTYLVTADDVDSVLAIEVQPLDDRKRKGEIVKVYANDQRKITCDPETKELIKKILSTGHVSYEVLLPVRFLDMWEPAVLAIKREGYSIKCNGQRGVVVTEKFQQAMAINVPYGRPNEFSIVSADGAEYNLKPAENAPSRDAIVLILRLFRIKAVEKSKGRRKGIFFK is encoded by the exons ATGGCCGATCCCGACGAGCTCGGCCGGCGGCTCGCCGCGGTTGGCGTCTCCGAACCtcctgccgccgcggccgcgctggagagcagcaacaacaacctcTTCCAGGTGATGCGCGCCGTGGAGGACGCGGAGGCCACCATCCGCCAGCAG CTGGAGGAGAACAGCCGGTTGAAGGACGAGCTGATGCTCAAGACGCAGGAGCTCCACAGAATT AGGTCAGAAGCCACAAACACAAACCAAACCTCTTCTGCTGGGATCCATCAGGATCGCACCCTCGACGCCCACACAAACACATTCTCCGGTGCTCCGCTTGGGACCGCAGAGGCCTTCAAATGGGGATTTGGGGAGCCCATGCTGCAGGATGCCACGAGGCACAAGTACCTCGAGGCCGCCCAGTCTAATGGAATTCACCGGAAATTATCGGGGGACCAGAGCGCTGCTGATAGTGCTTTCCCATCACAGCTATCTACTCCTTCGTCTCGTTCCCTCTCACCAACTAG GCACCGCAAAGAACCAGACTATGATTCAAGGTTCAACTTATCTGGACAAGGTGCACTGCCTGTTTCAGAGCTCAACTCAAACGTCATGTGGAAGCAG GATCTTCTTGCTAAGGTTAAAGAACATGAGGAGGAGATTGCACAACTGAGAAGGCACCTTTCTGATTACTCTGTGAAG GAAGCCCAAATACTTAATGAGAAACATGTCTTGGAGAAACGCATTGCATATATGCGCATG gcATTCgatcagcagcagcaagattTGGTTGATGCTGCATCGAAAGCTTTGTCTTACAGACAAGACATTATTGAAGAAAACATCCGTCTGACATATGCATTGCAG GCAGCGCATCAAGAGAGATCAACATTCGTATCTTCTTTATTACCTCTTTTGTCAGAATATAACCTTCAGCCTTCTGTTCTTGATGCTCAATCCATTGTCAGCAATCTGAAG GTTCTGTTTAAGCATTTGCAAGAAAAGCTTATTATTACTGAG GAGAAACTGAAGGAATCACAATACCAAATTACTCCATGGCGCGCTGAATCTTCAAATAATACAAGTGCTGCTGCACAGTCACCTTCTCATCCTCCTGGAAATGCATTG GTCAAAGCCAACCTTGACATTGTGCCCCAGCAAGCATATTCCCATGTTCAGTCTCCAGCTTCTTCTCCTGTTCGAACCAGACGTGACTGGGATTTGTTAGGGCATGAAAACCGTCAGGCCATTCCAAGTGAGGTTGCCACAACAAGTGCAGAGCATGATAGCATTGGAAGGACCTCACCTTCAACCAG CAACCACAATATGAAGGATGTTCCTCAAGGAACTGAACATGATTCTCGTGTTGTTCGATTTAACATTGAATCCAAGGATCAAAACCCATCATTCAAGGACCTTATTAGGAGTGATGCCTCAGAAAATCTGGAGGGAACCGAAGCCCAAATTCCACAAGAATCTTCTGCACAATGGGATACTGAAGTCTCACCAAATTTGGCATCTGGCCTTGATGATGCAAATCCGCCATACCCTTATCTTCCTACTGTCCTTGAGGAGCCCAGTTCTTCTTTTTCTGAAG TTGCTGAGGATGATCCACTTCCAGCCATAGATGGACTGCGAAACACAGGTGAGGCCTTTCCTGGAAGAGAACTTCAAGCAAGTGGGTGCTCCATTAATGGGACTACAAGCTGTAATTTCGAG TGGGTACGCCATTTGGATGATGGATCAGTACATTTCATAGAAG GTGCACGGCAGCCCACCTATCTAGTAACCGCTGATGATGTGGACTCTGTATTAGCGATTGAAGTCCAGCCTCTGGATGACAGAAAAAGAAAG GGGGAGATTGTGAAGGTTTATGCTAATGATCAAAGAAAAATTACATGTG ATCCTGAAACCAAGGAGCTTATCAAGAAAATTCTTTCTACTGGGCATGTGTCTTATGAAGTTTTGTTACCT GTTAGATTTTTAGATATGTGGGAACCCGCTGTCTTGGCAATAAAGAGGGAAGGTTACAGCATTAAGTGTAATGGACAGCGTGGTGTTGTCGTTACAGAGAAATTCCAGCAAGCCATGGCT ATCAATGTCCCATATGGCCGTCCTAATGAATTTTCAATTGTGTCTGCTGATGGTGCGGAGTACAATCTAAAGCCTGCAGAAAATGCCCC ATCACGAGATGCCATTGTTCTAATATTAAGGCTGTTCAGAATTAAG GCCGTTGAGAAGAGTAAAGGAAGGAGAAAGGGCATATTCTTCAAGTAG
- the LOC120664374 gene encoding proline-rich receptor-like protein kinase PERK8: MAPAPGPSPAPGSSRPTATPADAAATPPAAAAPPPRPSAPRAAPPPSHSQASPPPRPTASPPPAPPRTVAPPPKPAPLSPPPTSPPPSAPPTPSLSPPRTHPPESPAPASPPAVAPPPVPVPSTPTSHKPLPTPATAADPARPSTSKNSSSNRPSSPVSRHENPPGSPGGLNNGVIVAIAAVLAILVLSLLVTAVWFTNKRKRKKTDGYRAGFMSPTSPFSSQQPSGDSANAGLPIDPSVQTSLSNGAGSPRLNQCLSDISMGNSRFFSYEELYQITDGFSAHKLLGEGGFGSVYKGHLPDGTDVAIKRLKDGGGQGEREFQAEVEIISRVHHRHLVSLVGYCISNNQRLLVYDFVPNNTLHYHLHGHKMPVLEWSTRIKIAAGAARGIAYLHEDCHPRIIHRDIKSSNILLDNNFEAKVADFGLARLALDAVTHVTTRVMGTFGYMAPEYASSGKLTERSDVFSFGVVLLELITGRKPVDASRPLGDESLVEWARPLLSRALDTGNLEGLVDHRLEKKSNQAEMFRMIEAAAACIRHSASRRPRMSQVVRVLESLADIDLTNGVQPGQSQLFNVANTAEIRMFQRMVAGAQDDDSSDLSLYGWSRGTDADPSSRIL; encoded by the exons ATGGCCCCGGCCCCGGGCCCATCCCCGGCGCCCGGGTCCTCGCGGCCCACTGCCACACCGGCCGACGCCGCTGCCACTCcaccagccgcggcggcgcccccgccccgcccctcggcgccgcgcgccgcccctccgccctcACACTCGCAGGCTTCTCCACCTCCGAGGCCtactgcctcgccgccgcccgccccgccgcggaCGGTTGCTCCTCCTCCAAAGCCCGCGCCGCTCTCGCCCCCGCCAacgtccccgccgccgtccgccccgcCGACGCCCTCGCTCTCACCGCCAAGAACGCATCCACCAGAGTCCCCGGCCCCTGCATCACCTCCTGCCGTCGCTCCGCCGCCCGTTCCGGTGCCATCAACACCGACTAGCCACAAGCCATTGCCTACGCCTGCTACCGCGGCTGATCCGGCCCGCCCCAGCACGAGCAAGAACTCAAGTTCCAACAGGCCGTCGAGCCCGGTTTCGCGGCACGAGAACCCACCTGGCTCCCCTGGCGGCCTTAATAATGGTGTCATTGTAGCCATCGCTGCTGTGCTTGCCATTCTTGTGCTTAGCCTCCTTGTCACAGCAGTTTGGTTCACGAACAAGCGCAAGAGGAAGAAGACTGATGGTTACAGGGCTGGTTTCATGTCGCCTACCTCGCCTTTTTCTTCGCAGCAACCTTCCG GTGACTCGGCAAATGCAGGCTTGCCAATCGATCCATCTGTCCAGACCAGCTTGTCCAATGGTGCTGGGAGCCCCAGGCTGAATCAATGCTTGTCCGATATCAGCATGGGCAACTCCAGGTTCTTCTCATATGAGGAGCTGTATCAGATTACCGATGGTTTCTCAGCACATAAGCTTCTAGGGGAGGGAGGTTTTGGGTCTGTGTACAAGGGCCATCTGCCAGATGGCACAGATGTCGCCATTAAACGACTAAAGGATGGTGGCGGACAAGGGGAACGTGAGTTCCAGGCTGAAGTGGAGATAATTAGTCGGGTGCATCACCGTCATTTAGTTTCCCTTGTGGGATATTGCATTTCCAATAACCAAAGGTTACTTGTATATGACTTTGTGCCTAATAACACACTACATTACCATCTTCACG GACACAAAATGCCTGTGTTAGAATGGTCCACCAGAATTAAAattgctgctggtgctgctcgTGGAATTGCTTACCTACATGAAGATT GCCATCCTAGGATAATTCATCGAGACATCAAGTCGTCAAACATTTTGTTGGATAACAACTTTGAGGCAAAG GTTGCTGATTTTGGTCTTGCGAGATTGGCTTTGGATGCTGTAACCCATGTAACAACCCGTGTTATGGGCACATTTGG GTACATGGCTCCGGAGTATGCATCGAGTGGGAAATTGACTGAGAGATCAGACGTATTCTCTTTTGGTGTAGTTCTCTTAGAGCTTATTACTGGTAGAAAACCTGTTGATGCATCGAGACCACTGGGTGACGAGAGCCTCGTCGAGTGG GCTAGGCCATTGCTTTCTCGAGCTCTTGATACAGGCAATTTGGAAGGGTTGGTTGACCACAGGCTTGAGAAGAAGTCGAATCAAGCGGAGATGTTCCGTATGATCGaggctgctgcagcctgcatTCGGCACTCGGCATCAAGGAGGCCGAGAATGAGCCAG GTGGTACGGGTTCTTGAAAGCTTGGCAGACATCGACCTAACAAATGGAGTTCAACCTGGGCAGAGCCAGCTTTTCAACGTGGCCAACACGGCGGAGATAAGGATGTTCCAGCGGATGGTGGCCGGCGCGCAGGATGATGACAGCTCCGACTTGAGCCTATACGGTTGGAGCAGAGGCACGGACGCCGACCCGAGTTCCAGGATCTTGTGA
- the LOC120664381 gene encoding putative phospholipid-transporting ATPase 9 translates to MAGDQGDDPNPDRRRRRRSRRRAALRLSRLYSFACGRRPSVADDDGGSRIGGPGFSRVVNAGDAALRLQQQQQQQQQGQPPSAEQLLAASSSNSISTTKYNLLTFLPKSLFEQFRRVANVYFLVSAGIAYSPLAAYSSASAIAPLIIVIVATMLKEAVEDWRRNQQDTEVNNRSTKVFQDGAFRDAKWKDIRVGDIIKVEKDAFFPADLVLLSSSYEDAICYVETMNLDGETNLKLKQSLEVTSSSLPDDESFRGFGAVIRCEDPNAHLYSFVGNIEIQDQDQQPQQHPLSPQQLLLRDSKLRNTEFVYGAVIFTGHDTKVMQNAMKVPSKRSNIERKMDRIIYLLLFSLVLIAVVGSIFFGIATRKDLRDGKMKRWYLRPDDTDIYFDPNRPAVAALLHFLTAMQLYSYFIPISLYISIEIVKLLQALFINRDIHMYHEESDTPAHARTSNLNEELGQVDTILTDKTGTLTCNSMEFIKCSIAGTAYGRGVTEVERAMAKRKGAPLIADMDNGIQYFQPEGKAAVKGFNFRDERVMEGNWVNQPHSDVIEMFLRLLAVCHTCIPEVDEESGKISYEAESPDEAAFVVAAKELGFIFYQRTQTSVFLHELDPVSGKQVDRSYRILNVLEFNSARKRMSVIVKNEEGKIILFSKGADSVMFERLSGSQSAYREVTQQHINEYADAGLRTLVLAYRELEEDEYAYFDRKFTEAKNSISSDRDEKIEEAADLLERDLILLGATAVEDKLQKGVPQCVDKLAQAGIKIWVLTGDKMETAINIGYACSLLRQGMKQIIITLETADIIALEKGSDKAAITKASKDSVVQQINEGKKLANASAGETFALIIDGKSLTYALEDDTKGTFLDLAIGCGSVICCRSSPKQKALVTRLVKTGTGKVTLAIGDGANDVGMIQEADIGVGISGAEGMQAVMASDVSIAQFRFLERLLLVHGHWCYSRISSMICYFFYKNITFGVTLFLYEAYTSFSGQAFYNDWAMACYNVFFTSLPVIAMGVFDQDVSARFCLKFPMLYQEGPQNLLFRWRRIIGWMAYGVASAVVIFFLSTASLQHQAFRRGGEVVDQATLGATAYTCVVWAVNLQMVITLSYFTLVQHACIWAGIALWYVFLAGYGAITPTFSTTYYKVFAGALAGAPAYWVVTLLVSIAALVPYFTFAVAKLWFFPDYHNQIQWLRHRERAHPDPESSADVEFSQALRQFSVRSTGVGVSARRDAAVLRRLNSTQVHHADSPQEPQVSS, encoded by the exons ATGGCCGGCGACCAAGGGGACGACCCCAACCccgacaggcggcggcggcggaggagccgcCGGAGGGCCGCGCTGCGCCTCAGCAGGCTCTACAGCTTCGCGTGCGGCCGGAGGCCCagcgtcgccgacgacgacggcgggtcCAGGATCGGGGGCCCGGGATTCTCGCGGGTGGTcaacgccggcgacgccgccctccgcctgcagcagcagcagcagcagcagcagcaggggcagcCTCCTTCTGCGGagcagctcctcgccgccagCTCCAGCAACTCCATCTCCACCACCAAGTACAACCTGCTCACCTTCCTCCCCAAGTCCCTCTTCGAGCAGTTCCGCCGCGTCGCCAATGTCTACTTCCTCGTCTCCGCCGGCATCGCCTACAGCCCCCTCGCCGCCTACAGCTCCGCCAGCGCCATCGCGCCGctcatcatcgtcatcgtcgCCACCATGCTCAAGGAGGCCGTCGAGGACTGGAGGAGGAATCAGCAG GACACCGAGGTGAACAACAGGAGTACTAAGGTCTTCCAGGACGGCGCCTTCCGCGACGCCAAGTGGAAGGACATCCGCGTCGGCGACATCATCAAGGTCGAAAAAGATGCCTTCTTCCCGGCCGACCTCGTCCTGCTCTCCTCCAGCTACGAGGACGCCATCTGCTATGTCGAGACCATGAACCTCGACGGCGAGACCAACCTCAAGCTCAAGCAGTCCCTGGAGGTCACCTCCAGCTCGCTGCCGGACGACGAGAGCTTCCGCGGCTTCGGGGCTGTCATCAGGTGCGAGGACCCCAACGCGCACCTCTACTCGTTCGTCGGCAACATCGAGATCCAGGACCAGGaccagcagccgcagcagcacccCCTCTCGCCTCAGCAGCTCCTCCTCAGGGACTCCAAGCTTCGCAACACCGAATTCGTGTATGGCGCCGTCATCTTCACGGGCCATGACACCAAGGTCATGCAGAACGCCATGAAGGTCCCCTCCAAGAGAAGCAACATCGAGAGGAAGATGGACCGGATCATctacctcctcctcttctcgctCGTCCTCATCGCAGTCGTCGGCTCCATTTTCTTCGGCATCGCGACTAGGAAGGACTTGCGAGATGGCaagatgaagagatggtacctTAGGCCTGATGACACTGACATATACTTCGACCCAAACAGGCCGGCTGTTGCAGCACTACTCCACTTCCTGACGGCCATGCAGCTCTACAGCTACTTCATCCCAATCTCCCTCTACATCTCCATCGAGATTGTCAAGCTCTTGCAGGCGCTCTTCATCAACCGGGACATCCACATGTACCACGAGGAGAGCGACACGCCGGCTCATGCCAGAACCTCCAACTTGAATGAGGAGCTGGGCCAAGTCGACACCATCCTCACAGATAAAACGGGGACCCTGACCTGCAACTCCATGGAGTTCATCAAGTGTTCGATTGCGGGGACCGCGTATGGCCGTGGTGTAACGGAGGTCGAGAGAGCAATGGCAAAGAGGAAAGGCGCCCCGTTGATCGCCGACATGGACAATGGCATTCAGTATTTTCAGCCTGAGGGGAAAGCTGCAGTCAAAGGGTTTAATTTCAGGGATGAGCGTGTCATGGAGGGTAACTGGGTTAACCAACCCCACTCTGATGTCATCGAGATGTTCCTCCGGTTGTTGGCGGTCTGTCACACATGCATACCTGAAGTTGACGAAGAATCAGGGAAGATCTCATACGAAGCAGAGTCTCCCGATGAGGCAGCCTTTGTTGTAGCAGCGAAGGAACTCGGTTTCATATTTTACCAACGGACTCAGACAAGTGTTTTTCTACACGAGCTAGATCCTGTGTCCGGAAAACAAGTTGACAG GTCGTATAGGATCTTGAATGTACTTGAGTTCAACAGTGCTCGGAAGCGGATGTCAGTAATAGTTAAAAATGAGGAGGGGAAAATAATTCTGTTCAGTAAGGGTGCTGACAG TGTAATGTTTGAAAGGCTATCAGGTTCTCAGAGTGCATATAGAGAAGTAACCCAACAGCACATAAATGAATACGCTGATGCCGGTTTGAGAACACTGGTTCTCGCATACCGTGAGCTTGAGGAGGATGAGTATGCATATTTTGATAGGAAGTTCACAGAAGCTAAGAATTCTATCAGCAGTGATAGAGATGAAAAGATTGAAGAGGCTGCAGATTTGCTTGAGAGGGATCTTATCCTTCTTGGTGCTACCGCTGTTGAGGATAAGCTACAGAAGGGG GTGCCTCAATGTGTTGACAAACTTGCTCAAGCTGGCATCAAGATATGGGTGCTAACAGGCGACAAGATGGAGACCGCCATCAACATTGG ATATGCTTGCAGTTTATTAAGACAGGGAATGAAGCAAATAATCATTACTCTTGAGACAGCAGATATAATTGCATTGGAGAAAGGTAGTGACAAGGCTGCCATAACAAAG GCATCAAAGGATAGTGTGGTGCAACAAATAAATGAGGGAAAGAAACTTGCAAATGCATCTGCTGGTGAAACCTTTGCCTTGATTATTGACGGGAAGTCGCTTACATATGCACTGGAGGACGACACAAAGGGCACGTTCCTTGATCTTGCAATTGGTTGTGGATCGGTCATTTGCTGCCGCTCGTCACCCAAGCAGAAAGCACTT GTGACTAGGCTTGTGAAAACCGGCACCGGTAAAGTCACATTGGCAATCGGTGATGGCGCGAACGATGTCGGCATGATTCAGGAGGCAGATATTGGGGTTGGGATCAGTGGTGCTGAAGGAATGCAG GCTGTCATGGCGAGCGATGTTTCCATCGCCCAGTTCCGCTTCCTGGAGCGTCTGCTACTTGTGCACGGGCACTGGTGCTACAGCAGGATCTCATCAATG ATATGCTACTTCTTCTACAAGAACATCACGTTCGGTGTGACCCTGTTCCTGTACGAGGCGTACACATCGTTTTCAGGCCAGGCTTTCTACAACGACTGGGCAATGGCGTGCTACAACGTCTTCTTCACCTCGCTCCCTGTGATCGCCATGGGCGTCTTCGACCAGGACGTTTCTGCTCGCTTCTGTCTCAAG TTCCCGATGCTGTACCAGGAGGGCCCCCAGAACCTGCTGTTCCGGTGGCGGCGGATCATCGGGTGGATGGCGTACGGCGTCGCCAGCGCTGtggtcatcttcttcctcagcaCGGCGTCGCTGCAGCACCAGGCGTTCCGGCGGGGCGGGGAGGTGGTCGACCAGGCCACCCTCGGCGCGACGGCCTACACGTGCGTCGTGTGGGCCGTCAACCTCCAGATGGTGATCACGCTGAGCTACTTCACCCTGGTCCAGCACGCCTGCATCTGGGCCGGCATCGCCCTGTGGTACGTGTTCCTCGCCGGCTACGGCGCCATCACGCCAACCTTCTCGACCACCTACTACAAGGTGTTCGCCGgtgcgctcgccggcgcgccggcctACTGGGTGGTCACCCTGCTGGTGTCCATCGCCGCGCTCGTCCCCTACTTCACCTTCGCCGTGGCCAAGTTGTGGTTCTTCCCGGACTACCACAACCAGATCCAGTGGCTGCGCCACAGGGAGAGGGCGCACCCCGACCCGGAGAGCAGCGCCGACGTCGAGTTCAGCCAAGCCCTGCGCCAGTTCTCCGTGCGCTCCACCGGCGTCGGCGTGTCGGCGCGCCGCGACGCGgcggtgctccgccgcctcAACAGCACGCAGGTTCACCATGCCGATTCGCCCCAGGAGCCGCAGGTGTCGTCGTGA